The following proteins come from a genomic window of Gottfriedia acidiceleris:
- a CDS encoding Rqc2 family fibronectin-binding protein translates to MSFDGLFTGAMTNEVASKLTTGRISKIVQPSNYEVLLTVRANGANYKLILSAHPSYARFHFTNQNYDTPSEPSMFTMLLRKHLNGGIIESITQLEHERIVTIKVRSRNEIGDEQYRTLIIELMGRHSNILLIDEEKQIILDSIKHVPMAVNRHRIVQPGATYISPPNQEKHDPFHVTSKEEFNQMITQSDQSPSEAIVQHFSGISPLLANEIVYNGKEDVYNSFKTIMNEIQLKKFTPSLFRLESRELFYFINLSHLQGEQTIFDSLSELLDVYYFGKAERDRVKQQSGDLEKLLQNELTKNKKKIKKLHKSLEDTDKADKIQLQGELLTANMFAVQKGMKEIEVINYYDENGATVVIPLSPLKTPSENAQAYFTKYTKLKNSVAHIEEQIKLTKEENDYLETVIQQIESASPRDLEEIREELVETGYIKKKKSKKAQKSNKQKVTLDEYISTTGEPLLVGKNNKQNDYLTNKLASRDELWFHTKDIPGSHVVIRAKDPSETAIKEAAIIAAYFSKARQSSSVPVDYTEIRHVKKPNGSKPGFVIYEQNNTVYVTPDEELVLKLKK, encoded by the coding sequence ATGTCTTTTGACGGACTTTTTACAGGAGCTATGACAAACGAAGTAGCTTCTAAACTAACAACTGGAAGAATATCAAAAATTGTACAACCAAGTAACTATGAAGTACTACTTACTGTGAGAGCAAATGGTGCCAATTATAAACTAATATTAAGCGCTCACCCTAGTTACGCAAGATTCCATTTTACAAATCAAAACTATGATACTCCATCAGAACCATCAATGTTTACAATGCTTTTAAGAAAACATTTAAATGGTGGGATCATTGAAAGCATTACGCAGTTAGAACATGAACGAATCGTTACCATTAAAGTTCGTAGTAGAAATGAAATTGGCGATGAACAATACCGAACATTGATCATTGAACTAATGGGTAGACATAGTAATATCCTTTTAATTGATGAAGAAAAACAAATAATATTAGACAGTATAAAGCATGTTCCGATGGCTGTTAATCGTCATCGAATCGTACAACCCGGTGCTACTTATATTTCTCCTCCTAATCAAGAAAAACATGATCCATTTCATGTCACTTCCAAAGAGGAGTTTAATCAAATGATTACTCAAAGTGATCAATCACCATCCGAAGCAATTGTTCAACATTTCTCCGGAATCTCTCCATTACTCGCAAATGAAATTGTCTATAATGGAAAAGAAGATGTGTATAATTCGTTTAAAACAATCATGAATGAAATACAATTAAAAAAGTTTACTCCTTCACTTTTCCGCTTAGAATCGAGAGAACTGTTTTATTTCATAAATTTATCTCACTTACAAGGTGAACAAACTATTTTCGACAGCTTAAGTGAGCTATTAGATGTTTATTACTTTGGTAAAGCTGAACGAGACCGTGTAAAACAACAAAGCGGAGATTTAGAAAAACTGTTACAAAATGAACTGACAAAAAACAAGAAAAAAATTAAAAAGTTACACAAAAGTCTTGAAGATACTGATAAAGCAGATAAAATTCAGTTACAAGGCGAATTGCTTACTGCAAATATGTTTGCAGTACAAAAAGGTATGAAAGAAATTGAAGTAATTAATTACTATGACGAAAATGGTGCTACAGTGGTCATTCCTTTATCGCCATTAAAAACTCCTTCTGAAAATGCACAAGCTTATTTCACCAAATATACTAAGCTTAAAAATTCAGTTGCACATATTGAAGAACAAATTAAATTAACAAAAGAAGAAAATGATTATTTAGAGACAGTTATTCAGCAAATCGAGTCTGCTTCACCACGCGATTTAGAAGAAATTAGAGAAGAACTAGTGGAAACGGGTTATATAAAAAAGAAAAAATCGAAAAAAGCCCAAAAGTCTAACAAACAAAAAGTAACATTAGATGAATATATCTCTACTACGGGTGAACCATTATTAGTCGGTAAAAATAATAAACAAAATGATTATTTAACAAATAAACTTGCGAGTAGAGACGAGCTTTGGTTTCATACAAAAGATATCCCGGGTTCCCATGTTGTCATTCGTGCTAAGGATCCTAGTGAAACTGCAATAAAAGAAGCAGCTATTATTGCTGCATATTTTAGTAAAGCACGTCAATCAAGCTCAGTCCCTGTTGATTACACAGAAATTCGCCATGTTAAAAAACCAAATGGTTCCAAACCAGGTTTTGTCATATATGAACAAAACAATACAGTTTATGTAACACCTGATGAAGAACTTGTTTTAAAATTGAAGAAATAA
- a CDS encoding NUDIX hydrolase produces the protein MKEELLKVFDESGNHIGEASRSEVHEKGLWHETFHCWLISIVKNQASIYFQIRSHQKKDYPNLFDITAAGHLLSTETVEDGLREVKEELGIEVRMEDVIPLGIIKNSIILETINDQELSHVFLLKSDQPFTDFNLQKEEVSGIVKANFNQFYQFAHGLRDTVEVDGFQITETEEKIPIQKSVDKNQFVSHESNYLIDVVELIKNHIHSE, from the coding sequence ATGAAAGAAGAATTACTTAAGGTTTTCGATGAATCTGGTAATCATATAGGAGAAGCCTCTCGAAGTGAAGTACATGAAAAGGGATTATGGCACGAAACTTTTCATTGCTGGTTAATTAGTATAGTAAAAAACCAAGCTTCTATCTATTTTCAAATCCGTAGTCATCAAAAAAAAGATTATCCAAATTTATTTGATATTACTGCTGCTGGTCATTTATTATCTACTGAAACAGTTGAAGATGGATTAAGAGAAGTAAAAGAAGAACTTGGAATAGAAGTAAGAATGGAAGATGTCATCCCTCTTGGCATTATTAAAAATTCGATCATTTTAGAAACGATTAATGATCAAGAATTGAGTCATGTTTTTTTACTAAAAAGCGATCAACCTTTTACTGATTTCAATCTACAAAAAGAAGAAGTTTCAGGCATAGTGAAAGCTAATTTTAATCAATTTTATCAATTCGCACATGGATTAAGAGATACAGTTGAAGTTGATGGTTTTCAAATTACTGAAACAGAGGAAAAAATTCCAATTCAAAAATCAGTAGATAAAAATCAGTTTGTTTCTCATGAAAGTAATTACCTTATAGATGTTGTTGAATTAATAAAAAATCACATACATAGTGAATGA
- a CDS encoding calcium-translocating P-type ATPase, SERCA-type, translating into MNFYRMRAEEVMQVTNTNVSSGLTDEEVKKRRATFGANELKESEKTSKLVLFLNQFNDFMVFVLLGATIISIFLKEVVDAVAIMAIVLINGILGYFQEAKAERSLEALKELAAPQVNVMRDGQFVKLPSKDLVVGDIIKFSSGDRIGADIRIIEASSLYIEESALTGESVPVQKRFESIQADDIGIGDQDNMGFMGTLVTRGNGKGVVVSTGMKTAMGQIANLLQNTETIVTPLQRRLEQLGKILIVLALFLTALVVFIGVYQGNELYHMFLAGVSLAVAAIPEGLPAIVTVALSLGVQRMIKKKAIVRKLQAVETLGCASVICSDKTGTMTENKMTVTNIWSGGSSYEVSGNGYAINGEFTNKERTINPTLNKQLFQTLVFGSICSDAQLIQKKKEIVLDGDPTEGAIVVAGYKAGIDREYVNSHFTRIHELPFDSTRKMMSVVVKNRSGEQFVITKGAPDVLLSKCNTILWHEREEQLNTFRQNSVESIIETYANNALRTIAIAFKPLNPNSIIDERNLESNLTFIGLQGMIDPPRAEVAQAVQECKEAGIRTVMITGDHKLTASSIARKLGILRDNGRVVEGKELDALSVEQIQEFVEDAAVFARVSPEHKLKIVKALQANGHIVAMTGDGVNDAPAIKAADIGISMGITGTDVAKEASSLVLLDDNFATIKSAIKEGRNIYSNIRKFIRYLLASNVGEILVMLFAMLLALPLPLVPVQILWVNLVTDGLPAMALGVDSAEDDVMKRSPRSLTEGIFARGLGWKIISRGFLIGFVTLLAFIISYNQHPNQLEYAQTVAFSTLVLAQLIHVFDCRSERSIFHRNVFGNLYLIGAVIVSMLLMLIVIYYPPLQPIFKTIPIVPRDWFLIGGLSSIPTFMLAGALFTKKK; encoded by the coding sequence ATGAATTTTTATCGGATGAGAGCGGAAGAAGTCATGCAAGTAACGAATACAAATGTTTCCTCCGGTTTAACTGATGAGGAGGTAAAGAAAAGGCGAGCAACTTTTGGGGCAAATGAGTTAAAGGAATCAGAGAAAACTTCCAAACTCGTTTTATTTTTAAATCAGTTTAATGATTTTATGGTATTTGTACTCTTAGGCGCAACGATTATATCAATCTTTTTAAAGGAAGTAGTAGATGCAGTTGCGATTATGGCGATTGTATTAATTAACGGGATTTTAGGATATTTTCAAGAAGCTAAGGCAGAGAGATCATTAGAAGCTTTGAAAGAATTGGCCGCTCCACAAGTAAATGTTATGCGTGATGGGCAATTTGTTAAGCTACCTTCAAAAGATTTAGTTGTTGGAGATATTATTAAGTTTTCAAGTGGCGATCGGATTGGTGCTGATATTCGCATAATCGAAGCATCAAGTTTATACATAGAAGAATCAGCGCTAACAGGTGAATCTGTTCCGGTTCAAAAAAGATTTGAATCAATTCAGGCCGATGATATTGGTATTGGTGATCAAGATAATATGGGCTTTATGGGAACACTCGTTACGCGTGGAAATGGTAAAGGTGTCGTTGTATCTACAGGAATGAAAACAGCAATGGGGCAAATTGCGAATTTACTTCAAAATACAGAAACCATTGTTACACCTTTACAAAGACGATTAGAACAATTAGGTAAAATATTGATTGTACTAGCATTATTTTTAACTGCTTTAGTTGTATTTATCGGTGTTTATCAAGGAAATGAATTATATCATATGTTTTTAGCGGGTGTGTCACTTGCAGTTGCCGCGATTCCAGAAGGCTTGCCAGCAATTGTAACGGTTGCTTTATCACTTGGTGTGCAACGGATGATTAAAAAGAAAGCAATTGTTCGAAAGCTTCAAGCGGTTGAAACATTAGGTTGTGCTTCAGTCATTTGTTCAGATAAAACAGGGACTATGACAGAGAACAAAATGACTGTTACAAATATTTGGTCGGGCGGATCTAGTTATGAAGTATCTGGAAACGGATATGCAATCAACGGAGAATTTACGAACAAAGAGAGAACGATTAATCCAACTTTAAATAAACAATTATTTCAAACTCTTGTATTCGGATCTATTTGTAGTGATGCACAATTAATTCAAAAGAAAAAAGAAATCGTACTAGATGGTGACCCTACTGAAGGTGCAATTGTTGTTGCAGGTTATAAAGCTGGGATCGATCGTGAATACGTAAATTCACATTTTACTAGAATACATGAGCTTCCTTTTGATAGTACACGGAAAATGATGTCTGTCGTTGTAAAAAATCGATCAGGTGAACAATTTGTAATTACTAAGGGTGCACCAGACGTCTTACTTTCAAAATGTAATACAATTTTATGGCATGAAAGAGAAGAACAATTAAATACGTTTAGACAAAATTCAGTTGAAAGTATCATCGAAACATATGCAAATAATGCACTTCGTACGATTGCGATTGCGTTTAAACCATTGAATCCAAATTCGATCATTGATGAAAGGAATCTCGAAAGTAATTTAACTTTTATTGGTTTACAAGGGATGATTGACCCACCTAGAGCAGAAGTTGCACAAGCTGTTCAAGAATGTAAAGAAGCTGGTATTCGAACGGTTATGATTACTGGGGATCATAAGTTAACAGCTTCTAGTATTGCTAGAAAACTAGGAATCTTAAGAGATAACGGTAGAGTAGTAGAAGGAAAAGAATTAGATGCACTTTCTGTAGAGCAGATTCAGGAATTTGTTGAAGATGCTGCTGTATTTGCCCGAGTTTCACCTGAACATAAATTGAAAATTGTTAAAGCACTTCAAGCGAATGGACATATTGTAGCAATGACAGGTGATGGCGTTAATGATGCACCAGCCATTAAAGCAGCGGATATTGGAATTTCAATGGGGATTACTGGTACAGATGTAGCAAAAGAAGCTTCATCGTTAGTATTACTTGATGATAATTTTGCAACAATCAAATCAGCAATTAAAGAAGGTCGCAATATTTATAGTAATATTCGTAAATTTATTCGTTATTTATTAGCTTCAAATGTTGGTGAAATTTTAGTTATGTTGTTTGCAATGTTATTAGCCTTACCGCTACCTCTTGTTCCAGTACAAATTCTATGGGTAAATCTAGTGACTGATGGTTTACCTGCAATGGCATTAGGTGTTGATTCAGCTGAGGATGATGTAATGAAAAGAAGTCCTCGTTCATTAACAGAAGGTATTTTTGCAAGAGGATTAGGATGGAAAATTATTTCAAGAGGTTTTTTAATTGGATTTGTTACACTATTAGCCTTCATTATTTCGTATAATCAACATCCGAATCAACTAGAATACGCACAAACGGTAGCATTCTCTACATTAGTTTTAGCACAATTAATTCATGTATTTGATTGTAGAAGTGAACGTTCAATTTTCCATCGAAATGTATTTGGAAATTTATATTTGATAGGTGCTGTGATCGTTTCAATGCTATTAATGTTAATTGTTATTTACTACCCACCATTACAACCTATTTTTAAAACGATTCCGATTGTGCCTAGAGATTGGTTCTTAATAGGAGGTCTATCATCAATTCCAACTTTTATGCTTGCAGGAGCATTATTTACTAAGAAAAAATAA
- the murI gene encoding glutamate racemase has translation MRIAFFDSGIGGLTVLNEALEKLPNEDFLYFADTLHVPYGTKSKEEVSAFVKKSVEMIIKEDVKALVIACNTATSIAVNELREMYDFPIIGMEPAVKPAVEMNRTTGKRVLVFATPLTLKQTKYNELISRVDDLSIVDSLPLPELVHYCEELNFDENFMIDYFKSKLSLFNIDQYGTIVLGCTHYPFYKNILQKILPEDVQIVDGSNGTVKRLIQLLGENGQLNETGQTNVKFMCSNNDIEYIEKTKQALSYLQNER, from the coding sequence ATGAGAATAGCTTTTTTTGACTCAGGAATTGGTGGGTTAACTGTCTTAAATGAGGCACTGGAAAAATTACCAAATGAAGATTTTTTATATTTTGCTGATACTCTTCATGTTCCTTATGGTACAAAGTCGAAGGAAGAAGTAAGTGCATTTGTAAAAAAGTCTGTTGAAATGATTATTAAAGAAGATGTAAAAGCACTTGTAATTGCATGTAATACGGCGACTAGTATTGCAGTAAATGAATTGAGAGAAATGTATGATTTCCCAATTATCGGTATGGAACCAGCTGTAAAACCAGCTGTTGAAATGAACAGAACAACTGGTAAGAGAGTATTAGTTTTTGCGACGCCACTTACGTTAAAGCAGACAAAGTATAATGAGCTTATATCTAGGGTGGACGATCTAAGTATTGTAGACTCATTGCCTTTACCCGAGCTTGTTCATTATTGTGAGGAATTAAATTTTGATGAAAATTTTATGATTGATTATTTTAAAAGTAAACTTTCATTATTTAATATTGACCAATATGGAACAATTGTTTTAGGTTGTACTCATTATCCATTTTATAAAAACATTTTACAAAAGATTTTACCTGAAGATGTTCAAATTGTTGATGGAAGTAATGGTACGGTAAAAAGATTAATCCAACTACTTGGAGAAAATGGCCAATTAAATGAAACTGGTCAAACAAATGTCAAATTTATGTGTTCGAATAATGACATAGAATATATTGAGAAGACAAAACAGGCGTTAAGCTACTTACAAAATGAAAGATAA
- a CDS encoding LacI family DNA-binding transcriptional regulator: MGITINEVAKAAGVAPSTVSRVISDSPLISERTKRKVKRIMEELGYHPNINARNLANKSSQTLGIVMPSSASKAFQNPFFPEVIRGISSTAHIKDYSLLISTGETEEQILEAVEKMVMGKRVDGIILLYSRENDPIIQYLLNQEFPFVLVGKPYQNVERITYINNDNYGAAREVTNMFIRKGHTKIAFVGGSRNFLVTQDRLNGYCDAMKLADLPLSTEYIFHDDFLFESGKVSIDHLMSLKNPPTAIVAADDIIALGILSSLAEQGIQVPEQISIISFNNLVLTKLATPSLSSVDVNIFQLGNEATKLVIDKIQSNDSLSKSVVVPYRIIERQSSMS, from the coding sequence ATGGGGATTACAATAAATGAGGTAGCAAAAGCTGCTGGTGTTGCACCTTCTACTGTTTCACGAGTAATTTCAGATAGTCCACTTATTAGTGAGCGTACAAAAAGAAAAGTAAAAAGAATTATGGAAGAGTTAGGTTATCACCCAAATATAAACGCAAGAAATTTAGCAAATAAATCATCACAAACATTAGGTATTGTCATGCCTAGTTCAGCAAGTAAGGCATTTCAAAATCCTTTTTTCCCTGAAGTAATTAGGGGGATTAGTTCTACTGCTCATATTAAAGATTATTCACTTCTAATTTCAACTGGTGAAACGGAAGAACAAATTCTTGAAGCAGTTGAAAAAATGGTAATGGGTAAACGTGTGGATGGTATTATTTTACTATATTCACGTGAAAATGATCCAATTATTCAGTATTTATTAAACCAGGAATTTCCGTTTGTACTTGTAGGAAAACCGTATCAAAATGTTGAAAGAATTACTTATATTAATAATGACAACTATGGTGCCGCTAGAGAAGTAACTAATATGTTTATTCGAAAAGGTCATACGAAAATTGCTTTTGTTGGTGGGAGTAGAAATTTTCTTGTCACTCAAGATCGATTAAACGGGTATTGTGACGCAATGAAATTAGCGGATTTACCGCTTTCCACTGAATACATTTTCCATGATGATTTCTTATTCGAAAGCGGAAAAGTATCGATTGATCATTTAATGTCTCTAAAAAACCCACCAACAGCAATTGTAGCAGCAGACGATATTATTGCATTAGGAATATTAAGTTCACTTGCAGAACAAGGTATACAAGTACCTGAACAGATTTCAATTATAAGCTTTAATAACTTAGTATTAACGAAACTAGCGACTCCAAGTCTTTCGTCAGTAGACGTTAACATTTTTCAATTAGGCAATGAAGCGACTAAATTAGTCATTGATAAAATCCAATCAAATGATTCACTTTCAAAAAGTGTCGTCGTGCCATATCGAATTATCGAAAGACAATCTAGTATGAGTTAA
- a CDS encoding alpha-amylase family glycosyl hydrolase, with the protein MIKTINILVAICCISFLVGCTNQTASKPIVPIEEKKIKNFKISHTFTENIRTCYSLFPISFSDSNHDGYGDLKGIEQKLDYLKDLGVQCIYLNPIHPSPSYHKYDVLDYYAIDPKFGTMQDFDELLKSAKDKNIKIMMDMVFNHTSIQHPWFKKAIKGEEKYKDYYIFNDGKDKAFPLKGPWYRAGKKYYHASFWEGMPDLNLDNENVRNEIYKIANYWLDKGVDGFRLDAAAMGFETSEYKRGTNVLGKNINFWKEFTSNVKKRNPDAFVIAEMWKPVYDQKRYYESFDSMFNFEGADQIIHAVKTGTAFDFYSFFSKEIEGKKLKDGQRFIDSIFISNHDQNRVASQFNGNIDQAKLAASIFLTMPGIAYIYYGEELGMLGQKPDEQIREPFKWNHNLTDGTTKWEPISLNKDLKSEEEQSKDPNSMFNHYKKLISIRNKNEAFGIFSDFKDGPYNIDSSLSYIRESANQKILVIHNIDSEPFKLDLKETVKSKLFMNNAFIHHSRVIINGFGTIILEIQK; encoded by the coding sequence ATGATAAAAACAATAAATATACTTGTTGCTATATGTTGCATTTCTTTTCTTGTCGGTTGTACAAATCAAACGGCATCAAAACCTATTGTCCCAATTGAAGAGAAGAAAATTAAGAATTTTAAAATCAGTCATACATTTACTGAAAATATTCGTACTTGTTATTCACTTTTTCCTATTTCATTTTCAGATTCTAATCATGATGGATATGGGGACCTAAAAGGGATCGAACAAAAATTAGATTATTTAAAGGATCTGGGAGTTCAATGTATTTATCTTAATCCGATTCACCCTTCTCCTTCATATCATAAATACGATGTATTAGATTATTACGCAATTGATCCGAAATTTGGTACAATGCAGGATTTTGATGAATTACTAAAATCAGCTAAAGATAAAAATATAAAAATCATGATGGATATGGTTTTTAATCATACATCCATTCAGCATCCATGGTTTAAAAAGGCTATAAAAGGTGAAGAGAAATATAAAGATTACTATATTTTTAATGATGGAAAAGATAAAGCATTTCCTTTAAAAGGACCATGGTATCGTGCTGGAAAAAAATATTATCATGCTTCTTTCTGGGAAGGAATGCCTGACTTAAATTTAGATAATGAGAATGTAAGAAATGAAATATATAAAATTGCAAATTACTGGCTAGATAAAGGTGTTGATGGCTTTCGTTTAGATGCTGCAGCAATGGGATTTGAAACAAGTGAATACAAACGTGGTACAAATGTATTAGGTAAAAATATTAATTTTTGGAAGGAATTTACCTCTAATGTAAAAAAGAGAAATCCAGATGCATTTGTAATCGCAGAAATGTGGAAGCCAGTATATGATCAAAAAAGATATTATGAATCTTTTGATTCGATGTTTAATTTTGAAGGAGCTGATCAAATAATTCATGCTGTAAAGACTGGAACCGCGTTTGACTTTTATTCGTTCTTTTCAAAAGAAATTGAAGGGAAAAAATTAAAGGATGGACAGCGTTTCATCGACTCAATTTTTATTAGTAATCATGATCAAAATCGTGTTGCTAGTCAATTCAATGGTAATATTGATCAAGCAAAGTTGGCAGCCAGTATTTTTCTTACAATGCCAGGAATAGCATATATTTACTATGGTGAAGAATTAGGGATGTTAGGTCAAAAGCCAGATGAACAAATTCGTGAACCATTTAAGTGGAATCATAATTTAACAGATGGTACAACAAAGTGGGAACCAATTAGTTTAAATAAAGATTTAAAGTCAGAAGAAGAGCAAAGTAAAGATCCAAATTCAATGTTTAATCATTACAAAAAACTAATTTCAATTAGAAATAAGAATGAAGCATTTGGTATTTTTAGTGATTTTAAAGATGGACCATATAATATAGATTCTAGCCTTTCGTATATAAGAGAAAGTGCAAATCAAAAGATTTTAGTTATTCACAATATCGATTCTGAACCATTTAAGCTCGACCTAAAAGAGACGGTAAAGAGTAAGTTATTCATGAATAACGCTTTCATTCATCATTCAAGAGTGATCATAAATGGGTTTGGAACAATTATTCTTGAAATTCAAAAATAA
- a CDS encoding sugar ABC transporter permease has protein sequence MSTNTQLNRKRLNFGRALLTTLIYLLLTLIALIVLFPIIWILGSSFGESTGLANATPIPKNPTIIHYQELFEKTKFSLWYWNTLKIALLNMVLSIFLSTSAAYVFSRFKFKGKKFGMIAMLVLQMFPSFMGMIAIYILFLNFGLLDNHLGLVLVYAAGQIPFNTWLIKGYLGAVPKSLDESAMIDGATKTQVFFKIILPLSKPILTFVALTQFMVPWMDFILPRLLISSNEKKTLAIGLFDLIKGQTNQNFTMFAAGAVLVAVPITILYVVLQKYVIQGVTAGANKG, from the coding sequence ATGTCTACTAATACACAATTAAATAGAAAAAGATTAAACTTTGGAAGAGCATTATTAACGACTTTAATTTATTTATTATTAACTTTAATTGCTCTAATTGTTTTATTTCCAATTATTTGGATATTGGGATCATCGTTTGGTGAATCAACTGGGCTCGCCAATGCAACACCTATTCCAAAAAATCCAACAATAATCCATTACCAAGAATTATTTGAGAAGACAAAATTTTCTCTATGGTATTGGAATACATTAAAAATTGCTTTATTAAATATGGTTCTTTCAATCTTCTTATCTACATCAGCTGCATATGTTTTTTCTCGTTTTAAATTTAAAGGAAAAAAATTTGGTATGATTGCAATGCTAGTTCTTCAAATGTTCCCTTCGTTTATGGGGATGATTGCTATTTATATCTTATTCTTAAACTTTGGACTATTAGATAATCATTTAGGACTTGTATTAGTCTATGCAGCTGGACAAATTCCTTTTAATACGTGGTTAATAAAGGGATATCTAGGAGCTGTTCCGAAGTCACTTGATGAATCAGCGATGATTGATGGGGCAACGAAAACACAAGTGTTCTTTAAAATAATTCTACCATTATCAAAACCAATTTTAACTTTTGTTGCGTTAACCCAATTTATGGTCCCTTGGATGGATTTTATTCTGCCACGTTTATTAATTAGCTCAAATGAAAAGAAAACACTTGCTATTGGCCTGTTTGATTTAATTAAAGGACAGACGAACCAGAATTTTACAATGTTCGCAGCTGGTGCAGTGTTAGTAGCAGTACCAATCACAATTCTATATGTAGTACTTCAAAAATATGTCATCCAAGGTGTCACTGCTGGAGCGAATAAAGGTTAA